The genomic stretch GCGCAATGAACGACTAGAGCGGGCAGCGGAGCGGTATCAGGCTCTGGTGGATCAGCCCCTTACGGAGGTCGACTTCGCGCGTCTCTTTGCTGCGGGAATCCAGTTAGAAAACGCGGAGCGCGCCACCCGCGCTGCGCTGGAGGCCGGACGCGCCGATGTGCCCGACCTCACGGCCCTGCAGGATGAGACGCTGGGGACGTTGCTCCAATTGCATCCGCCCTTCGTCCTTGCCTCGCGCGATGGCACGGAGATGCTGGCCGACCAGACGCTGATCCAGATGACGACGGAGGATGTGGGCGCTGTCCGGGAGGCCGGCCTCGCCCTGGGCGAGGCCCTGGTTGCCCGCCCTGATCTCTCTGAGCCCGCGGTGGGTGAAATGATCCGGGACGCGGCGCTGGAGGTCAGCCAAGGCCCGAATACGCCTCGCGATGCCGCGACCAGTGTGAGCATGACGCGAAACGTCGTGATCGCGCTCGGTGCCGGCGCAACAGCAATTTCACTGCCGCTCATCGGGACCGCGGTCGGAGGGCCGCCTGGTATGATTGCTGGGGGGGTAACCTCGTGGAGTTTGCTGAAGGCGGTAGAAAAAACCAAGGCCTTCTCGGCCGTGCAAACGGTGATCACCGAAGGCCTGGACCGCGCCGCCGCCGCCGGATGGGATGTTGCAAGGTCACGCCTGATCGAGCAACGCGCCCTTTTCCTGAGGCAGGAGGCGCCATTGCGTCGCCTCGCTAAGCTTCAGGGGTTCGGCTGGCTGAACCGCACTCTCGACTGGGTCAAGCGCCAGCCTGACCCGGGTGATACTCGCTAGGGGTCAAAGGCCCCCGACGCGGCTCAGAGCTTCTCGACCTGCCCGTATTCGAGTTCGACGGGCGTGGAGCGGCCAAAGATCGAGACGCTGACCTTGAGGCGCCCCTTCTCCTCGTCCACTTCCTCCACCGTGCCGTTGAAGCTCGTGAAGGGACCGTCGGAAACACGCACCTGCTCGCCCACCTCGAAGAGGACGGCGGGGCGGCGGGGCTTCTCGGCGCCCTCGACCATGGCGTTGACGATGCGCATCGCCTCGGCCTCGGTGATGGGCTGCGGCTTGTTGCGCGCGCCGAGGAAGCCCGTAACCTTCGGCGTGTCGCGCACCAGGTGCCAGGTGTCGTCGGTCATTTCCATCTTCACCAGCACATAGCCGGGGAAGAACTTGCGCTCGGCATCCACTTTCTGGCCGCGCCGCACTTCGACCACCTGCTCGGTCGGCACGAGAATATCCTCGATCCGGTCCGCAAGACCCGACTGGGCGGCCTGCGCGCGGATCTGCTCGGCGATCTTCTTCTCGAAGCCCGAATAGACATGCACGACATACCAACGCTTATCGGCCATCGGCCAGAACCTCGCTTCACAATCCAGCACCCTTGGGCGCGGTCACATCAGAAAAGCCTGCGGCCCGATCCTGGCGCCTGGAACCCAGGAGCCAGCTCCATCGGCCCATCAGACGTCAGAACCCGAAGATCCAACTCATCGCGAGCTGGATGATCTGGTCCACCACCAGGAAGAACACGGCCGCGAGCGACGACAGGGCCAGAACGAGGCCAGTCGTGATCAGCGTCTCACGCCGCGAGGGCCAAGTGACCTTCGCAACTTCCTGACGCACTTCCCGGGAGAATTGAACGGGATTGATCTTGGCCAAAATTCCGGTTTCCTGATGAGTGCCGCGGGTGGTGCCCCCTGAAAGCATGTCAGCGGCCGTCTTGCAACGTGCCGACCACCTGGCGGGGATGGGGGGAGGCCATTCGGTGGCCACTCCCGGCCGCAGAATGTCGAAAAAGAGTGGCAGGGGCGGGGGGTCTCGAACCCACAACCTCCGGTTTTGGAGACCGGCACTCTAGCCAATTGAGCTACGCCCCTGCATGGCGCGGGATGATGTCATCACCCCGCGCCGACGTCTGATTGCCGCAGGTCCGTGCCCGCGTCAACGCGCTTACTTCGAGATGCTGGCGACGACGCCCGCACCCACGGTGCGGCCACCCTCGCGGATGGCGAAGCGCAGCCCCTCATCCATCGCGATCGGCGCAATCAGCTCGACATCCATCGAGACATTATCGCCCGGCATCACCATCTCAACGCCCTCGGGAAGCTGCACGATCCCCGTCACATCCGTCGTCCGGAAGTAGAATTGCGGGCGGTAATTCGTGAAGAACGGCGTGTGGCGGCCACCCTCTTCCTTCGTCAGGATATACGCCTCGGCCTTGAACTTCGAGTGCGGCTTGATCGAACCCGGAGCCGCCAGAACCTGGCCGCGCTCCACGTCTTCACGCTTCGTGCCGCGCAGCAGCGCGCCGATATTGTCGCCCGCCTGCCCGCTATCCAGCAGCTTGCGGAACATCTCCACACCCGTGACCACCGTCTTCACGGTGTCCTTCAGGCCGATGATCTCGACTTCCTCGCCCACCTTCACCACGCCACGCTCCACGCGGCCCGTCACCACCGTGCCGCGGCCGGAGATCGAGAACACGTCCTCCACCGGCATCAGGAAGGGGCGGTCAATCGCGCGCTCGGGCTGCGGAATGTAGCTGTCCACCGCCGCCATCAGCTCAAGAATGGCGTTCTCGCCGATCTCGGGCGTCTTGTCTTCGAGCGCGGCCACGGCCGAGCCCTTGATGATGGGGATGTCATCGCCCGGGAACTGGTAGGAGGAGAGCAGCTCGCGCAGCTCCATCTCCACCAGCTCGACCAGATCAGGATCGGCCAGATCCATCTTGTTCAGGAACACCACCAGCGCGGGAACGCCCACCTGGCGGGCGAGCAGGATGTGCTCGCGCGTCTGCGGCATCGGGCCATCGGCGGCCGAGCACACCAGGATCGCGCCGTCCATCTGCGCCGCACCCGTGATCATGTTCTTCACGTAGTCGGCGTGGCCAGGGCAATCCACATGCGCGTAGTGGCGGTTCGCCGTCTCATACTCCACATGCGCCGTCGAGATCGTGATCCCGCGCGCACGCTCCTCAGGCGCCTTGTCAATCTGGTCATACGCCGTGAACGACGCACCACCAGACTTCGCCAGCACCTTCGTGATCGCCGCCGTCAGGGACGTCTTGCCATGATCAACATGGCCGATCGTCCCAATATTGCAGTGCGGCTTGTTCCGCTCAAACTTCGCCTTGGCCATTGAAAAGCTCCGAGAATGATCGTTCCAGAAGCCGCAAGGGCGCGAGGGAGCCTGCCTGGGAGCACCACCCCCACCCTGGAAGGGGTGGAGCGGGTGAGGGGAATCGAACCCCCGTAGCCAGCTTGGAAGGCTGGTGCTCTACCATTGAGCTACACCCGCGCCGCGGCGGTGTG from Sediminicoccus sp. KRV36 encodes the following:
- the nusG gene encoding transcription termination/antitermination protein NusG, coding for MADKRWYVVHVYSGFEKKIAEQIRAQAAQSGLADRIEDILVPTEQVVEVRRGQKVDAERKFFPGYVLVKMEMTDDTWHLVRDTPKVTGFLGARNKPQPITEAEAMRIVNAMVEGAEKPRRPAVLFEVGEQVRVSDGPFTSFNGTVEEVDEEKGRLKVSVSIFGRSTPVELEYGQVEKL
- the secE gene encoding preprotein translocase subunit SecE, translating into MAKINPVQFSREVRQEVAKVTWPSRRETLITTGLVLALSSLAAVFFLVVDQIIQLAMSWIFGF
- the tuf gene encoding elongation factor Tu, whose amino-acid sequence is MAKAKFERNKPHCNIGTIGHVDHGKTSLTAAITKVLAKSGGASFTAYDQIDKAPEERARGITISTAHVEYETANRHYAHVDCPGHADYVKNMITGAAQMDGAILVCSAADGPMPQTREHILLARQVGVPALVVFLNKMDLADPDLVELVEMELRELLSSYQFPGDDIPIIKGSAVAALEDKTPEIGENAILELMAAVDSYIPQPERAIDRPFLMPVEDVFSISGRGTVVTGRVERGVVKVGEEVEIIGLKDTVKTVVTGVEMFRKLLDSGQAGDNIGALLRGTKREDVERGQVLAAPGSIKPHSKFKAEAYILTKEEGGRHTPFFTNYRPQFYFRTTDVTGIVQLPEGVEMVMPGDNVSMDVELIAPIAMDEGLRFAIREGGRTVGAGVVASISK